A genomic segment from Cardinium endosymbiont of Culicoides punctatus encodes:
- a CDS encoding cell division protein ZapA → MALLSIKIKISDRIYPMKVQPEDETFVRQASKSLEERIRQYQRSLGIQDQQDLLAMVAFDCLVDALKMEEKTSIERNKLIQKIETWQTDIEKVL, encoded by the coding sequence ATGGCATTACTTTCCATTAAAATTAAAATTAGTGATCGCATCTATCCCATGAAGGTGCAGCCAGAAGATGAAACATTTGTAAGACAAGCTAGCAAGAGTTTAGAGGAACGTATTCGGCAATATCAAAGAAGCTTGGGTATTCAAGACCAGCAGGATTTATTAGCCATGGTAGCATTTGATTGTCTAGTAGATGCATTAAAAATGGAAGAAAAGACTTCTATAGAGCGTAATAAGCTTATTCAAAAAATAGAAACTTGGCAAACAGATATTGAAAAGGTTTTGTAA
- a CDS encoding YcgN family cysteine cluster protein yields MIDKGSDGEKFWLTTPLEKMTSAQWESLCDGCGKCCLLKIEEAETQKIRTTKICCRLLNTKTCQCSNYKERFSYVDDCIKLNPTNLQTITWLPKSCAYRLVKEKKALPNWHPLITKDPKSTVKTGNAARNFVVHPALVNKPIIAYLLEEEIS; encoded by the coding sequence ATGATAGATAAGGGAAGTGATGGTGAAAAATTTTGGTTAACCACACCGTTAGAAAAGATGACATCAGCACAGTGGGAATCTTTATGTGATGGCTGTGGAAAATGTTGTTTGCTAAAAATAGAAGAGGCAGAGACACAAAAAATTCGTACTACAAAAATTTGTTGTCGTTTACTCAATACAAAAACCTGTCAGTGCTCCAACTATAAGGAACGTTTTAGTTATGTAGATGATTGTATCAAATTAAATCCTACCAATCTACAGACCATTACTTGGTTACCTAAAAGCTGTGCATATCGGTTGGTAAAAGAAAAAAAAGCATTACCTAACTGGCATCCTTTGATAACCAAAGATCCAAAATCTACTGTTAAAACGGGAAATGCTGCGCGCAATTTTGTAGTGCATCCCGCATTGGTAAATAAACCCATTATAGCCTATTTGTTAGAAGAGGAAATCAGCTAA